One Archangium violaceum genomic window, GTCGAGTTCCCCGACCTCCCGTCCTTCGCCTATTGCAATGCGCTGTGGGTGGCGCAAAAGGATAACACCGGCTTGCCTGTGGAAGCGAGGCGCTCGCGCCGCTATCTGGCGGCATGTCTGCCATACGCGAACGCCAACCCGCCCATTCACCTCAATGCGGCCGGCGTCTTCATGGAGCTGGGGGAAACCGATGCGGCCCTTCTGCAACTCCTGTTGGCTGCCAGCAAGCGCGTAGACATCCAGCGCCACCTCGCCCAGCCACAGCTCCAGCCCCTCAAGGCGCACCCCCGCTGGCCGGAACTCATCGCCCCCCAGCCGCCCGCAGTGCCCGAGCCCTCCCTCGTCTCGCTTGTACAGGCGGCGTTTGCCCACGGGGGCGCAGAGGACGCCATTCTCCCCCTGCTGCTGCTCTGGCGAAAGACGCGCTCCGCACGTCTGGCGGACCTCATTGACCGACTGAGTGAATGCGCCGGCAGGCGCGTGGGGTATCGCGCGGCGTGGGCGGAGCGAGTTGTAGGCGACCGGCCCTCGGAGCTCTCCCGCTTGAACCGGGGCAGCCGAGTTATGCGAGACGGGCTGGGGGGCTACGGCAACAGCCAGACGAAAGGGGGCCTGTGGCTCCACAAGGACTGTGAGGACCCGCGCTTCGCCACTGCGATGGTGCGGTTGCTCAGACACCCGCCGCAGATGACGGCGAGCACGTGGGACAGGGAGGCCTGGCAGTTCGCCCTCGAGACGCTCGTCGCGCTCGGGGACCTCCGCATTCTCGATGCGCTCGAGGCGCTCTCCGCCCAAGTTCCGGCACTCCTGCCTCCCACGTTCGGGGAGTGGATGGGGGCGAAACTGCGCGAGACAGTGAGCGCGCTGACGGCCCAGCGCGTACCTGCGCCCCTTGCCTCCAAGGTGGATGCCCTGTGCGCCGAGTTGGAGGCCGCGCTGGCCATGGGCCAGCCCCCGCCCCGCGCACCCCTTCCTCCTCCAGTTGAGGAGCGCAGGGCGGCCGGTGACCCCGTCCATTCCCAGGGGTCGGCGGAAGGGGCTCCGCCGCTAGATATGGCGTTGGAGGCGCTCGCGGCGGGCCGGCCCGCCAAAGCCATCCCGCCCCTTTTGCGGGAATGGGAGCGCACGCGCTCGCCGCGGCTGGCGGACCTGTTGGACCTCATCGATGCGCGCATCACTCGAGTCAAACGCAGGAGAAAAGCCCGGCAGCCTCGCCTCTCGCAGAAGGACTGGATTGCGCTCGCGCGGGCGAACGAGCCGCGCGATATGCCACGACTGCTCTCCACCTTCGTCTGCAAGCGGGCGCCCTCATCGGCCGGGCGTCTCTGGGTCCTGCAGCGCCGGCGCGACCCACGGTTGACGACGGCCCTGATGCGCCTCCTCGAGAAGCCGCCGTTTCTCTGCCCGCTCGATGAGGACGGCGTGGAGGAGTTCTGGAATGCGGTAGCGGAGGCCTTCCTCCACCTTGGCGACGTGCGTGCGGTGGAGCCTCTGCGGGCCTTTTCCCGACGCGTGCGCAGTCTGACGGTAAGGTGTGACAATGACGCCCGTGACTGCGGCGGCTCGGCTCCTCCGGTGGGCGGCTTTCTCCGGCGCCGCTTCGCCGAGACCGCGGATGCGCTCGGGGCGAGTCAGGGACCCAAGCCTCTCACGGCCACCGAGGAGGCGCTCTGCACGCAGATGGAGGCCCTTCTCGAGCCAGAGTTCCAGAGGATGCGCTTCGCACGCGAGGCCGCCGCGGAGAAGGCCCGGGGCCGCCAGGACTTCCTGGAGCGAATTGCCCAGGCCCCGGAGGACGACGAGGTGCGCCTCGCCTTTGCCGCATGGCTCCAGGCGCACGGCGAACATTCCTACGGCGAGCTCATCCGCCTGCAGTGCCTGCGTACCCAGGGCGAGGCCACCGCGGAAGCGCTCGAGCGTGAGGCGAGGCTCCTCGATGCGGCCCGGTGGAGCCCCGAGGTGGACGTATGGAACCGCTGGCTGGGGGAGCTTGCGCCGGAGTTCGGCGTGGAGCACTCCGAACGGGGCTTTCCGAGCGTCGTGAGGCTCTCGCTGGACGGCGAGTTGCCCGCGCACCTCGTCGGCCACCCCCTGTGGGCGACAGTGCGGAGGTTGAAGTGCTCTCCCGAGGACTGGGCGCGCCGCGAGGCGCTCGTCGAACTCGTGGGCCACCCGGTGATGAAGTCCCTGCGCTGGCTGGAGGGAGTGACTCCCCGGGGGCTGAGTGAGCTTGTGCGCCAGCAACCCCGTCCCTATGAGACGGTAGGCCTCCTGCTTCCGGAGCTCGAGGCGGGGGAGTGGCCTCTGGTGCTCGAGGCGCTCGCGCGGCTGCCGAAGCTCCGGACGCTGCATCTCATGCTCGGCCCGAAGGACTTTCAGCCTTCGCTGCTGCAGCCGCTGCTTGAGTCCCGCGTGGGGGAGCGGGTGGAGCGGCTCGTGCTGACGGTGCAGGCGGAGAAGGCGCCGAAGTGGGTGGCCATCCATTCAGCCATCGAAGCCT contains:
- a CDS encoding TIGR02996 domain-containing protein, with product MEQGPFILQSAARLEQALATCQDSEELRTGLAEAATLLVRRHRYSEAVRIFDCLVEFPDLPSFAYCNALWVAQKDNTGLPVEARRSRRYLAACLPYANANPPIHLNAAGVFMELGETDAALLQLLLAASKRVDIQRHLAQPQLQPLKAHPRWPELIAPQPPAVPEPSLVSLVQAAFAHGGAEDAILPLLLLWRKTRSARLADLIDRLSECAGRRVGYRAAWAERVVGDRPSELSRLNRGSRVMRDGLGGYGNSQTKGGLWLHKDCEDPRFATAMVRLLRHPPQMTASTWDREAWQFALETLVALGDLRILDALEALSAQVPALLPPTFGEWMGAKLRETVSALTAQRVPAPLASKVDALCAELEAALAMGQPPPRAPLPPPVEERRAAGDPVHSQGSAEGAPPLDMALEALAAGRPAKAIPPLLREWERTRSPRLADLLDLIDARITRVKRRRKARQPRLSQKDWIALARANEPRDMPRLLSTFVCKRAPSSAGRLWVLQRRRDPRLTTALMRLLEKPPFLCPLDEDGVEEFWNAVAEAFLHLGDVRAVEPLRAFSRRVRSLTVRCDNDARDCGGSAPPVGGFLRRRFAETADALGASQGPKPLTATEEALCTQMEALLEPEFQRMRFAREAAAEKARGRQDFLERIAQAPEDDEVRLAFAAWLQAHGEHSYGELIRLQCLRTQGEATAEALEREARLLDAARWSPEVDVWNRWLGELAPEFGVEHSERGFPSVVRLSLDGELPAHLVGHPLWATVRRLKCSPEDWARREALVELVGHPVMKSLRWLEGVTPRGLSELVRQQPRPYETVGLLLPELEAGEWPLVLEALARLPKLRTLHLMLGPKDFQPSLLQPLLESRVGERVERLVLTVQAEKAPKWVAIHSAIEASPFAWFELQWRCDFSYGPSLPEEVEKGLDCGLRFTRDSDGGLSCLRASHVGPREFRMGQLLRAVNQLPAGALSCFVLAEPPASSVQPSPRALAELKRLLRRFPRLARVELPSPEGTRRAVERLLATLREERETWRHASAIQELAALGAAEAREPIAERLRASDEWLQLTAAFALSRLAHASVVPFLRDAVHHPGCGKMAALTLGSLQAREAVGELLWLLTHRKHEERRSEEEIVVALQALSMLGEPSAVPEIQEFLAAQLARKPTERALARARLVAVDALGVLGARQARALVIQALEIGDEYDRSSAVTALGLVGSVDDIPLLQGQLGSEERSSQSRGCHSSRFSSHDSARLALLLLSPERLNSEHADALVRTLGGARLLDSDSARLLTLGRSLEELALRVVEGGRAALSRGGDCWLQLCEAVERFTEERTEATRAALLDAPHPWHVPAMMYWLGLAERIASRWAALRVLCRARA